From one Diachasmimorpha longicaudata isolate KC_UGA_2023 chromosome 8, iyDiaLong2, whole genome shotgun sequence genomic stretch:
- the LOC135165319 gene encoding protein fem-1 homolog CG6966 isoform X2 gives MDFKSAVYNAARDGKLKRLKVFLEHRDKHEVGQLVSAKTHGATPLVMACRNGHYDVAEYLIEKCGADVEQPGSVVFDGETIEGAPPLWCAAAAGHFALVKLLVKRGARLNSTTTTNSTPLRAACFDGHFEIVKFLVQHGADIEAANRHGHTCLMIACYRGHIKIAKYLLALKADTNRKSIKGNTALHDCAESGSLEILKILLDHGARMEVDSYGMTPLLAAAVAGNTHIVEHLIEIPHLVNRKERIDALELLGATYVDKKRDMILALEYWKRGMEERYRGEGPVIEKPCRHPVVAAYDYAQEVSDPEQLDELLADPDEMRMQALLIRERILGPAHPDTSYYIRYRGAIYADAGKFERCIELWNYALDMQQSMLEPLNPMTQSSLFSFIELFSFMVGEEGRQTVRGRRIPPVQREDLMRVFKKAVVEIKLGKQMLDKIPNCDLTNLNRILITTLHLACLLTREMPEVGSEEYVNLHRAIHELVRINAKDKAGRDVLQMIHNVEASIAGSYPVCKLTSPQLTTALLRAGADPTATDDEGNTALHLTAMSHPWRIDLATLLLRAGAHIDAVNNEGQTYQRLLNDKAKYDSLNPLKYMTLQCLAARVIMRTAIHINRVPSHLRQFVSQH, from the exons GTGTTTCTGGAGCATCGAGATAAGCATGAGGTAGGACAACTGGTGAGCGCCAAGACTCATGGCGCTACACCACTGGTTATGGCCTGCAGGAATGGACATTACGATGTGGCTGAGTATCTGATTGAGAAGTGTGGGGCTGATGTTGAGCAGCCAGGATCAG TTGTCTTTGATGGTGAGACAATCGAGGGTGCTCCTCCACTCTGGTGTGCTGCGGCTGCCGGGCATTTTGCTCTTGTCAAATTACTTGTCAAGCGCGGAGCAAGATTGAATTCAACGACCACTACGAATTCAACGCCTCTCAGGGCGGCTTGTTTCGATGGACACTTCGAAATTGTTAAATTTCTAGTTCAGCATGGGGCTG ACATCGAAGCAGCCAATCGACACGGCCACACCTGCTTGATGATAGCTTGCTATCGTGGTCACATCAAAATAGCCAAGTACCTCTTAGCCCTGAAAGCCGACACAAATCGTAAGTCTATCAAAGGCAATACAGCTCTGCACGATTGTGCTGAGAGTGGCTCACTGGAAATACTGAAGATACTGTTGGATCATGGAGCCCGGATGGAGGTGGATTCCTACGGGATGACACCTCTTTTGGCAGCGGCCGTTGCTGGTAACACCCACATCGTCGAACATCTCATTGAGATTCCCCACCTGGTAAACCGAAAAGAGAGAATTGATGCTCTTGAACTTCTCGGTGCAACGTATGTCGACAAGAAACGGGATATGATTCTAGCGTTGGAGTATTGGAAAAGAGGCATGGAGGAGAGGTACAGAGGGGAAGGTCCTGTCATCGAGAAACCCTGTAGACACCCCGTAGTGGCTGCTTATGATTATGCACAAgag GTATCAGATCCAGAGCAGCTTGATGAGCTACTGGCTGATCCCGATGAGATGAGAATGCAGGCCTTGTTGATAAGAGAGAGAATTCTCGGTCCTGCACATCCAGACACTAGTTACTACATAAGATATCGTGGAGCTATCTACGCTGATGCTGGCAAGTTCGAGAGGTGCATTGAACTATGGAATTATGCACTGGATATGCAGCAGAGCATGCTGGAGCCATTGAATCCAATGACCCAAAGCTCATTGTtcagttttattgaattatttagtttTATGGTTGGGGAGGAAGGAAGACAGACGGTGAGAGGGAGGAGAATACCTCCAGTGCAAAGAGAAGATCTTATGAGGGTTTTCAAAAAAGCg GTTGTGGAAATTAAACTAGGCAAGCAGATGTTGGACAAGATACCCAACTGCGACCTTACGAATTTGAACAGGATACTTATTACCACTCTTCATCTTGCCTGTCTTTTAACACGAGAAATGCCAGAAGTTGGGTCTGAAGAGTATGTCAATCTTCATAGGGCTATCCATGAATTAGTTCGAATTAATGCCAAAGATAAAGCG GGACGAGATGTTCTTCAAATGATCCATAACGTTGAGGCCTCAATAGCAGGCAGTTACCCAGTCTGTAAGTTAACATCCCCCCAGCTGACAACAGCTCTCCTTCGAGCAGGCGCTGATCCAACAGCCACTGACGACGAGGGTAACACAGCATTACATCTCACTGCCATGTCCCACCCATGGAGAATAGACCTAGCGACACTTCTTCTGAGAGCTGGTGCCCATATCGACGCTGTCAACAACGAGGGTCAAACCTATCAGAGACTTCTCAATGATAAGGCCAAATATGACTCCTTAAATCCTCTCAAATACATGACATTGCAGTGCTTAGCAGCCCGAGTTATCATGAGAACAGCCATTCACATCAACAGGGTACCTTCGCATCTTCGTCAATTTGTCAGCCAACACTAG
- the LOC135165319 gene encoding protein fem-1 homolog CG6966 isoform X1, which translates to MDFKSAVYNAARDGKLKRLKVFLEHRDKHEVGQLVSAKTHGATPLVMACRNGHYDVAEYLIEKCGADVEQPGSVVFDGETIEGAPPLWCAAAAGHFALVKLLVKRGARLNSTTTTNSTPLRAACFDGHFEIVKFLVQHGADIEAANRHGHTCLMIACYRGHIKIAKYLLALKADTNRKSIKGNTALHDCAESGSLEILKILLDHGARMEVDSYGMTPLLAAAVAGNTHIVEHLIEIPHLVNRKERIDALELLGATYVDKKRDMILALEYWKRGMEERYRGEGPVIEKPCRHPVVAAYDYAQEVSDPEQLDELLADPDEMRMQALLIRERILGPAHPDTSYYIRYRGAIYADAGKFERCIELWNYALDMQQSMLEPLNPMTQSSLFSFIELFSFMVGEEGRQTVRGRRIPPVQREDLMRVFKKAVVEIKLGKQMLDKIPNCDLTNLNRILITTLHLACLLTREMPEVGSEEYVNLHRAIHELVRINAKDKALIISQGRDVLQMIHNVEASIAGSYPVCKLTSPQLTTALLRAGADPTATDDEGNTALHLTAMSHPWRIDLATLLLRAGAHIDAVNNEGQTYQRLLNDKAKYDSLNPLKYMTLQCLAARVIMRTAIHINRVPSHLRQFVSQH; encoded by the exons GTGTTTCTGGAGCATCGAGATAAGCATGAGGTAGGACAACTGGTGAGCGCCAAGACTCATGGCGCTACACCACTGGTTATGGCCTGCAGGAATGGACATTACGATGTGGCTGAGTATCTGATTGAGAAGTGTGGGGCTGATGTTGAGCAGCCAGGATCAG TTGTCTTTGATGGTGAGACAATCGAGGGTGCTCCTCCACTCTGGTGTGCTGCGGCTGCCGGGCATTTTGCTCTTGTCAAATTACTTGTCAAGCGCGGAGCAAGATTGAATTCAACGACCACTACGAATTCAACGCCTCTCAGGGCGGCTTGTTTCGATGGACACTTCGAAATTGTTAAATTTCTAGTTCAGCATGGGGCTG ACATCGAAGCAGCCAATCGACACGGCCACACCTGCTTGATGATAGCTTGCTATCGTGGTCACATCAAAATAGCCAAGTACCTCTTAGCCCTGAAAGCCGACACAAATCGTAAGTCTATCAAAGGCAATACAGCTCTGCACGATTGTGCTGAGAGTGGCTCACTGGAAATACTGAAGATACTGTTGGATCATGGAGCCCGGATGGAGGTGGATTCCTACGGGATGACACCTCTTTTGGCAGCGGCCGTTGCTGGTAACACCCACATCGTCGAACATCTCATTGAGATTCCCCACCTGGTAAACCGAAAAGAGAGAATTGATGCTCTTGAACTTCTCGGTGCAACGTATGTCGACAAGAAACGGGATATGATTCTAGCGTTGGAGTATTGGAAAAGAGGCATGGAGGAGAGGTACAGAGGGGAAGGTCCTGTCATCGAGAAACCCTGTAGACACCCCGTAGTGGCTGCTTATGATTATGCACAAgag GTATCAGATCCAGAGCAGCTTGATGAGCTACTGGCTGATCCCGATGAGATGAGAATGCAGGCCTTGTTGATAAGAGAGAGAATTCTCGGTCCTGCACATCCAGACACTAGTTACTACATAAGATATCGTGGAGCTATCTACGCTGATGCTGGCAAGTTCGAGAGGTGCATTGAACTATGGAATTATGCACTGGATATGCAGCAGAGCATGCTGGAGCCATTGAATCCAATGACCCAAAGCTCATTGTtcagttttattgaattatttagtttTATGGTTGGGGAGGAAGGAAGACAGACGGTGAGAGGGAGGAGAATACCTCCAGTGCAAAGAGAAGATCTTATGAGGGTTTTCAAAAAAGCg GTTGTGGAAATTAAACTAGGCAAGCAGATGTTGGACAAGATACCCAACTGCGACCTTACGAATTTGAACAGGATACTTATTACCACTCTTCATCTTGCCTGTCTTTTAACACGAGAAATGCCAGAAGTTGGGTCTGAAGAGTATGTCAATCTTCATAGGGCTATCCATGAATTAGTTCGAATTAATGCCAAAGATAAAGCG ttGATAATTTCCCAGGGACGAGATGTTCTTCAAATGATCCATAACGTTGAGGCCTCAATAGCAGGCAGTTACCCAGTCTGTAAGTTAACATCCCCCCAGCTGACAACAGCTCTCCTTCGAGCAGGCGCTGATCCAACAGCCACTGACGACGAGGGTAACACAGCATTACATCTCACTGCCATGTCCCACCCATGGAGAATAGACCTAGCGACACTTCTTCTGAGAGCTGGTGCCCATATCGACGCTGTCAACAACGAGGGTCAAACCTATCAGAGACTTCTCAATGATAAGGCCAAATATGACTCCTTAAATCCTCTCAAATACATGACATTGCAGTGCTTAGCAGCCCGAGTTATCATGAGAACAGCCATTCACATCAACAGGGTACCTTCGCATCTTCGTCAATTTGTCAGCCAACACTAG
- the LOC135165319 gene encoding protein fem-1 homolog CG6966 isoform X4, translated as MACRNGHYDVAEYLIEKCGADVEQPGSVVFDGETIEGAPPLWCAAAAGHFALVKLLVKRGARLNSTTTTNSTPLRAACFDGHFEIVKFLVQHGADIEAANRHGHTCLMIACYRGHIKIAKYLLALKADTNRKSIKGNTALHDCAESGSLEILKILLDHGARMEVDSYGMTPLLAAAVAGNTHIVEHLIEIPHLVNRKERIDALELLGATYVDKKRDMILALEYWKRGMEERYRGEGPVIEKPCRHPVVAAYDYAQEVSDPEQLDELLADPDEMRMQALLIRERILGPAHPDTSYYIRYRGAIYADAGKFERCIELWNYALDMQQSMLEPLNPMTQSSLFSFIELFSFMVGEEGRQTVRGRRIPPVQREDLMRVFKKAVVEIKLGKQMLDKIPNCDLTNLNRILITTLHLACLLTREMPEVGSEEYVNLHRAIHELVRINAKDKALIISQGRDVLQMIHNVEASIAGSYPVCKLTSPQLTTALLRAGADPTATDDEGNTALHLTAMSHPWRIDLATLLLRAGAHIDAVNNEGQTYQRLLNDKAKYDSLNPLKYMTLQCLAARVIMRTAIHINRVPSHLRQFVSQH; from the exons ATGGCCTGCAGGAATGGACATTACGATGTGGCTGAGTATCTGATTGAGAAGTGTGGGGCTGATGTTGAGCAGCCAGGATCAG TTGTCTTTGATGGTGAGACAATCGAGGGTGCTCCTCCACTCTGGTGTGCTGCGGCTGCCGGGCATTTTGCTCTTGTCAAATTACTTGTCAAGCGCGGAGCAAGATTGAATTCAACGACCACTACGAATTCAACGCCTCTCAGGGCGGCTTGTTTCGATGGACACTTCGAAATTGTTAAATTTCTAGTTCAGCATGGGGCTG ACATCGAAGCAGCCAATCGACACGGCCACACCTGCTTGATGATAGCTTGCTATCGTGGTCACATCAAAATAGCCAAGTACCTCTTAGCCCTGAAAGCCGACACAAATCGTAAGTCTATCAAAGGCAATACAGCTCTGCACGATTGTGCTGAGAGTGGCTCACTGGAAATACTGAAGATACTGTTGGATCATGGAGCCCGGATGGAGGTGGATTCCTACGGGATGACACCTCTTTTGGCAGCGGCCGTTGCTGGTAACACCCACATCGTCGAACATCTCATTGAGATTCCCCACCTGGTAAACCGAAAAGAGAGAATTGATGCTCTTGAACTTCTCGGTGCAACGTATGTCGACAAGAAACGGGATATGATTCTAGCGTTGGAGTATTGGAAAAGAGGCATGGAGGAGAGGTACAGAGGGGAAGGTCCTGTCATCGAGAAACCCTGTAGACACCCCGTAGTGGCTGCTTATGATTATGCACAAgag GTATCAGATCCAGAGCAGCTTGATGAGCTACTGGCTGATCCCGATGAGATGAGAATGCAGGCCTTGTTGATAAGAGAGAGAATTCTCGGTCCTGCACATCCAGACACTAGTTACTACATAAGATATCGTGGAGCTATCTACGCTGATGCTGGCAAGTTCGAGAGGTGCATTGAACTATGGAATTATGCACTGGATATGCAGCAGAGCATGCTGGAGCCATTGAATCCAATGACCCAAAGCTCATTGTtcagttttattgaattatttagtttTATGGTTGGGGAGGAAGGAAGACAGACGGTGAGAGGGAGGAGAATACCTCCAGTGCAAAGAGAAGATCTTATGAGGGTTTTCAAAAAAGCg GTTGTGGAAATTAAACTAGGCAAGCAGATGTTGGACAAGATACCCAACTGCGACCTTACGAATTTGAACAGGATACTTATTACCACTCTTCATCTTGCCTGTCTTTTAACACGAGAAATGCCAGAAGTTGGGTCTGAAGAGTATGTCAATCTTCATAGGGCTATCCATGAATTAGTTCGAATTAATGCCAAAGATAAAGCG ttGATAATTTCCCAGGGACGAGATGTTCTTCAAATGATCCATAACGTTGAGGCCTCAATAGCAGGCAGTTACCCAGTCTGTAAGTTAACATCCCCCCAGCTGACAACAGCTCTCCTTCGAGCAGGCGCTGATCCAACAGCCACTGACGACGAGGGTAACACAGCATTACATCTCACTGCCATGTCCCACCCATGGAGAATAGACCTAGCGACACTTCTTCTGAGAGCTGGTGCCCATATCGACGCTGTCAACAACGAGGGTCAAACCTATCAGAGACTTCTCAATGATAAGGCCAAATATGACTCCTTAAATCCTCTCAAATACATGACATTGCAGTGCTTAGCAGCCCGAGTTATCATGAGAACAGCCATTCACATCAACAGGGTACCTTCGCATCTTCGTCAATTTGTCAGCCAACACTAG
- the LOC135165319 gene encoding protein fem-1 homolog CG6966 isoform X3, whose protein sequence is MESVILEGLFSRVFLEHRDKHEVGQLVSAKTHGATPLVMACRNGHYDVAEYLIEKCGADVEQPGSVVFDGETIEGAPPLWCAAAAGHFALVKLLVKRGARLNSTTTTNSTPLRAACFDGHFEIVKFLVQHGADIEAANRHGHTCLMIACYRGHIKIAKYLLALKADTNRKSIKGNTALHDCAESGSLEILKILLDHGARMEVDSYGMTPLLAAAVAGNTHIVEHLIEIPHLVNRKERIDALELLGATYVDKKRDMILALEYWKRGMEERYRGEGPVIEKPCRHPVVAAYDYAQEVSDPEQLDELLADPDEMRMQALLIRERILGPAHPDTSYYIRYRGAIYADAGKFERCIELWNYALDMQQSMLEPLNPMTQSSLFSFIELFSFMVGEEGRQTVRGRRIPPVQREDLMRVFKKAVVEIKLGKQMLDKIPNCDLTNLNRILITTLHLACLLTREMPEVGSEEYVNLHRAIHELVRINAKDKALIISQGRDVLQMIHNVEASIAGSYPVCKLTSPQLTTALLRAGADPTATDDEGNTALHLTAMSHPWRIDLATLLLRAGAHIDAVNNEGQTYQRLLNDKAKYDSLNPLKYMTLQCLAARVIMRTAIHINRVPSHLRQFVSQH, encoded by the exons ATGGAGAGTGTGATACTTGAAGGGCTGTTCAGCAGG GTGTTTCTGGAGCATCGAGATAAGCATGAGGTAGGACAACTGGTGAGCGCCAAGACTCATGGCGCTACACCACTGGTTATGGCCTGCAGGAATGGACATTACGATGTGGCTGAGTATCTGATTGAGAAGTGTGGGGCTGATGTTGAGCAGCCAGGATCAG TTGTCTTTGATGGTGAGACAATCGAGGGTGCTCCTCCACTCTGGTGTGCTGCGGCTGCCGGGCATTTTGCTCTTGTCAAATTACTTGTCAAGCGCGGAGCAAGATTGAATTCAACGACCACTACGAATTCAACGCCTCTCAGGGCGGCTTGTTTCGATGGACACTTCGAAATTGTTAAATTTCTAGTTCAGCATGGGGCTG ACATCGAAGCAGCCAATCGACACGGCCACACCTGCTTGATGATAGCTTGCTATCGTGGTCACATCAAAATAGCCAAGTACCTCTTAGCCCTGAAAGCCGACACAAATCGTAAGTCTATCAAAGGCAATACAGCTCTGCACGATTGTGCTGAGAGTGGCTCACTGGAAATACTGAAGATACTGTTGGATCATGGAGCCCGGATGGAGGTGGATTCCTACGGGATGACACCTCTTTTGGCAGCGGCCGTTGCTGGTAACACCCACATCGTCGAACATCTCATTGAGATTCCCCACCTGGTAAACCGAAAAGAGAGAATTGATGCTCTTGAACTTCTCGGTGCAACGTATGTCGACAAGAAACGGGATATGATTCTAGCGTTGGAGTATTGGAAAAGAGGCATGGAGGAGAGGTACAGAGGGGAAGGTCCTGTCATCGAGAAACCCTGTAGACACCCCGTAGTGGCTGCTTATGATTATGCACAAgag GTATCAGATCCAGAGCAGCTTGATGAGCTACTGGCTGATCCCGATGAGATGAGAATGCAGGCCTTGTTGATAAGAGAGAGAATTCTCGGTCCTGCACATCCAGACACTAGTTACTACATAAGATATCGTGGAGCTATCTACGCTGATGCTGGCAAGTTCGAGAGGTGCATTGAACTATGGAATTATGCACTGGATATGCAGCAGAGCATGCTGGAGCCATTGAATCCAATGACCCAAAGCTCATTGTtcagttttattgaattatttagtttTATGGTTGGGGAGGAAGGAAGACAGACGGTGAGAGGGAGGAGAATACCTCCAGTGCAAAGAGAAGATCTTATGAGGGTTTTCAAAAAAGCg GTTGTGGAAATTAAACTAGGCAAGCAGATGTTGGACAAGATACCCAACTGCGACCTTACGAATTTGAACAGGATACTTATTACCACTCTTCATCTTGCCTGTCTTTTAACACGAGAAATGCCAGAAGTTGGGTCTGAAGAGTATGTCAATCTTCATAGGGCTATCCATGAATTAGTTCGAATTAATGCCAAAGATAAAGCG ttGATAATTTCCCAGGGACGAGATGTTCTTCAAATGATCCATAACGTTGAGGCCTCAATAGCAGGCAGTTACCCAGTCTGTAAGTTAACATCCCCCCAGCTGACAACAGCTCTCCTTCGAGCAGGCGCTGATCCAACAGCCACTGACGACGAGGGTAACACAGCATTACATCTCACTGCCATGTCCCACCCATGGAGAATAGACCTAGCGACACTTCTTCTGAGAGCTGGTGCCCATATCGACGCTGTCAACAACGAGGGTCAAACCTATCAGAGACTTCTCAATGATAAGGCCAAATATGACTCCTTAAATCCTCTCAAATACATGACATTGCAGTGCTTAGCAGCCCGAGTTATCATGAGAACAGCCATTCACATCAACAGGGTACCTTCGCATCTTCGTCAATTTGTCAGCCAACACTAG